In the Bos javanicus breed banteng chromosome 4, ARS-OSU_banteng_1.0, whole genome shotgun sequence genome, TATAAAAAACATTGTGTTGTATCAAAAACACCGTTTTGACACAACACCGTTTTGCTGCCAACACCCATGGCACAGCCAGCACACTGTAGCATTTTGGGGTACAGGTACTGTGAATATCTGAGTGACCTAAAGCTGGAGAGATAGCGCTTCTGCCCCGCAGAGATAAGgcacagaggaggggaggagtCTGCACAGGTAAGCGCATCCATGGGACTAAAAGAGGTTTACAGACCAGGGAGGTTACAGACCAGGGAGGAGAGAGCAGAATTCAAATCGGAGGACTGCAAGCCAGGAGGTGAGTCCGTGGGAAAACCATGAGGTCAAGGGCCAGGGTAATCCAAGACCCAACCTGGGGGACACCCACTTCCTCCCACAAAACTGCCAAGCTCATCTCCTCTGCTGCATTCCAGAGCCATGGGGCGGGAGGCCCTGGCCCTCCGCTGGGCGAGCGCGGCCATCCTGGTGTTGCAGACGCTGGCGGCGGCAGAGGGCGCCCCGCAGACCCCAGGCGACAAAGGCAGGGTATTTGCGGACCTGAGCGCCCAAGAGCTCAAGGCCGTGCACAGCTTCCTCTGGTCCCAGAAGGAGCTGAGACTGGAGCCGTCCAACACGCTGACCGTGGCCAAGAACTCCGTGTTCCTCATTGAGATGCTGCTGCCCAAGAAGCAACACGTGCTCAAGTTTCTGGATAAAGGCCACCGGCCTCCCGTTCGGGAGGCGCGAGCCATCATCTTCTTTGGAGCCCAGGAACAGCCCAACATCACCGAGTTTGCCGTGGGGCCGCTGCCAAGGCCCCGTTACCTGCGACACCTGCCGCCCAGGCCCAGGCACCAGGCCTCCTGGGCCTCCAGGCCCATCTCCAAGGCAGAGTATGCCCTTCTGAGTCacaccctggaggaggccacCAAGCCCCTCCGCGCGTTTTTCTGGCGCACCGCGGGCGCTGTGTTCGGAAACTGCTCCCAGCGGTGCCTGACTTTCACCGACGTGGCACCCCGGGGCGTGGCCTCCGGCCAGCGCCGCTCTTGGTTCATCCTGCAACTGCAAATCGAAGGCTACTTCCTGCACCCCACTGGGATGGAGCTCCTGCTGGACCACGGAAGCCCGAACCCCCGGGACTGGACAGTGGAGCGGGTCTGGTACAATGGGAGGTTCTACCGGAGCCCCGAGGAGCTGGCTCAGAAGTACGACGACGGAGAGGTGGATGCGGTGGTCTTGGAGGACCCGCTCGCCAAGGGCAAGGACGGAGCCAACCTGCCCGAGGcggccctcttctcctcctaccagTTACGCGGGGACTTGGGCGTCTCTAAGAGCGGCCCCCGCCTGGTGCAGCCCCAGGGCGCGCGCTACAGCCTGGACGGCCACACGGTGCGCTACGCCGGCTGGAGCTTCTCCTTCCGCCTGCGCTCATCCTCGGGGTTGCAAGTCCTGGATGTGCGCTTCGGCGGTGAGCGCGTAGCCTACGAGGTGAGCGTGCAGGAGGCCGTGGCACTGTACGGAGGACACACGCCAGCCGGCATGCAGACCAAGTACATGGATGTGGGCTGGGGCTTGGGCAGCGTCACTTATGAGCTAGCCCCTGGCATCGATTGCCCGGAGATGGCCACCTTCGTGGACGCCCTCCACTACTACGACGACGACGGCCCCGTCCTCTACCCCCGGGCCCTCTGTCTCTTCGAGATGCCCACAGGGGTGCCTATCCGGCGGCACTTTAACTCCAACTTCAACGGTGGCTTCAATTTCTATGCGGGGCTCAAGGGTCAGGCGCTGGTGCTAAGGACCACGTCGACGGTCTACAACTATGACTACATCTGGGACTTCATCTTCTACCCCAACGGGGTGATGGAGGCCAAGATGCACGCCACCGGCTACATCCATGCCACCTTCTACACCCCCGAGGGGCTGCGCCACGGGACCCGCCTGCACACCCACCTCATCGGCAACATGCACACCCACCTTGTGCATTACCGCGTCGacctggatgtggcaggtaggacCCGGGCTTGGGACCACCCTCCTAGCCAAATGTCTGCATCCCCGAGATAACTCACACTCCTGGGAGATGATGGTGCCGCGTCTCCCGTGGAGACATAATGTCAGGAAAGTTTGCCCAGCCTGGAGGTGTAGGGCCTGCAGAAACCTGTATGCCCCTGCAAAATGGTGACGTGAACAGTGCCAGGGGCTGCCCCTGCACTGACCCCTTTGGAGGATGGACCCTGTGCAAAGGTGTGCACGGCGGGGAggggggaaaggggtgggggagggggtaatGCCTAGGTGTAAGACACGTCCCTGCCTGGAGCTTTGAATGGATGCAGCACCATTGGGAATACTCCTTGTGTCTCTTAAATTAGTGGTGTCACCAGAAAAGATTGGAGAAGCTTTTCTCCAATGGagtgggaatggcaacccgctccagtattcttgcctggagaatcccatggacagagaagcctggtgggctacagcccatggggtcacaaagagttggacatgattgagtgactgagcatgtgtgcctTAAAAGATGGCATGGGTGTAATGACAGGATTTGGCCTGATATCAAGTCCCGTGTTAGAACAGGCCCCCAGGACCAGCTGGGCAGCTTCTCCTGTTCCCCCTTGTCTGTTCCTGACCCAGAGGGCATTGACATGGCCCCTCCCCCTGGGGAAAGGCCATCTGCCTGTCTCTGGGACCACAGCTGCAGCAAACAGGCTTGGATGCTGCTCTCAAGAGGAAATACCCAGGGTCACAGtggagt is a window encoding:
- the AOC1 gene encoding amiloride-sensitive amine oxidase [copper-containing]; its protein translation is MGREALALRWASAAILVLQTLAAAEGAPQTPGDKGRVFADLSAQELKAVHSFLWSQKELRLEPSNTLTVAKNSVFLIEMLLPKKQHVLKFLDKGHRPPVREARAIIFFGAQEQPNITEFAVGPLPRPRYLRHLPPRPRHQASWASRPISKAEYALLSHTLEEATKPLRAFFWRTAGAVFGNCSQRCLTFTDVAPRGVASGQRRSWFILQLQIEGYFLHPTGMELLLDHGSPNPRDWTVERVWYNGRFYRSPEELAQKYDDGEVDAVVLEDPLAKGKDGANLPEAALFSSYQLRGDLGVSKSGPRLVQPQGARYSLDGHTVRYAGWSFSFRLRSSSGLQVLDVRFGGERVAYEVSVQEAVALYGGHTPAGMQTKYMDVGWGLGSVTYELAPGIDCPEMATFVDALHYYDDDGPVLYPRALCLFEMPTGVPIRRHFNSNFNGGFNFYAGLKGQALVLRTTSTVYNYDYIWDFIFYPNGVMEAKMHATGYIHATFYTPEGLRHGTRLHTHLIGNMHTHLVHYRVDLDVAGTKNSFQTLQMKLENITNPWSPGHRLVHPALQQMRYSRERQAAFRFGQTLPKYLLFTSPEQNPWGHQRSYRVQIHSMADQVLPPGWQEERAVTWARYPLAVTKYRESERYSSSIYNQNDPWDPPVVFEEFLRNNENIEEEDLVAWVTVGFLHIPHAEDIPNTTTPGNSVGFLLRPFNFFPEDPSLASRDLIIVRPLENGSTYTQSWMPEEEGDCLKPPSFSYNGTYRLV